A genome region from Alkalimarinus coralli includes the following:
- a CDS encoding LysR family transcriptional regulator codes for MDLKSLKYFVSVYESGSITAASKRCYVAQPSISSAINQLEDSLDSLLFVRVAKGVIPTEAGKSLYPLAKKLLSDAKAINNLFRTPKEKVPFRLGLIRSLGAERVSALLKELANAVDEIELTLLQPEENCDARIITTAYLQSNEHFQPLWRDHYYLALPIGHPLSLKPELQVSDLNGLAFIYRTPCEAVTSLEQVMSRQGAAFQVRARIQTVEYALGLVGAGIGSALIPSIPQLISRKDIVLKEISDIDLSRTVGLAYSDENISTEPKNAIIDICRQQWSETHSH; via the coding sequence ATGGATCTAAAGTCACTAAAGTACTTTGTTTCGGTTTATGAGAGTGGCAGCATAACTGCGGCGTCTAAACGCTGCTATGTGGCGCAGCCTTCAATCTCTTCTGCTATTAATCAGCTTGAGGATTCGCTTGATTCATTGCTATTCGTGAGAGTAGCCAAAGGAGTCATACCTACTGAGGCAGGCAAGTCGCTCTACCCCCTCGCCAAGAAGCTATTGAGTGATGCTAAAGCGATCAATAATCTTTTTCGCACGCCCAAAGAGAAGGTTCCTTTTCGGCTTGGGCTTATCAGGTCGCTTGGGGCTGAACGGGTGAGTGCGCTGTTAAAGGAGCTCGCCAACGCAGTCGATGAAATAGAACTAACACTGCTTCAGCCGGAGGAAAACTGCGACGCCAGGATAATTACAACGGCATATTTACAAAGTAATGAGCATTTTCAACCGCTATGGCGAGATCACTATTACCTGGCTCTTCCGATTGGACATCCATTAAGCTTAAAACCTGAACTACAAGTCAGCGACCTAAATGGCCTGGCATTCATATACAGAACTCCCTGCGAAGCCGTTACTTCTCTGGAGCAAGTGATGTCGAGACAAGGAGCCGCATTTCAGGTTAGAGCCCGCATACAAACAGTCGAATATGCTTTAGGGCTTGTAGGAGCAGGTATAGGCTCAGCCCTTATCCCAAGCATACCCCAACTTATCAGCAGAAAAGACATCGTGCTTAAAGAGATTTCTGATATCGATTTATCTCGCACTGTTGGCCTGGCGTATAGCGATGAAAATATTAGTACCGAACCCAAAAACGCGATTATTGATATCTGTCGTCAGCAATGGAGTGAAACCCATTCGCACTGA